In Solanum lycopersicum chromosome 5, SLM_r2.1, the following are encoded in one genomic region:
- the LOC101264123 gene encoding amino acid transporter AVT6C yields the protein MALAKNGAEIPLLPQTEQTLFTRENQQLILRAVFNVSTSIIGAGIMSVPATLKVLGVIPAFVLIILVALLVDISVDFMLRFTYRGESKTYAALMNESFGEIGSVAVQICVMITNLGCLIMYLIIIGDVLSGQGEHLGVLQEWFGIHWWNSRNFAILFIVLFVMLPLVLYRRIESLWLSSALAVLLAIVFVVICSVMAITAILKGQTVTPRMLPKMDDETSFFNLFTAVPVIVTAFTFHFNVHPIATELGKPAAMSSAVKISLVLCAAIYFSIGIFGYLLFGDSIMPDILVNFDKSSGTSAISSMLNDIVRLSYAFHLMLVFPLLNFSLRANLDELVFPKMPFLATDTKRFVCLSLVLLAFSYLAAIFIPSIWYIFQFTGTTTGVCIAFIFPGAIALRDVHGISSRKDKIIAVIMIVQAVVTSFVTIATNIYNMSGNRL from the exons atggCTCTAGCCAAAAATGGAGCTGAAATTCCCCTGTTGCCACAAACAGAACAAACTCTGTTTACAAGGGAAAATCAACAGCTGATTTTGAGGGCAGTGTTCAACGTATCGACGAGTATCATCGGTGCTGGAATTATGTCTGTTCCAGCAACTTTGAAGGTTTTAGGTGTAATCCCAGCTTTTGTTTTGATCATTTTGGTTGCTCTTTTGGTTGACATATCAGTAGATTTCATGTTGAGGTTCACATATAGAGGCGAATCGAAAACTTATGCTGCATTGATGAATGAGTCATTTGGGGAAATTGGTTCTGTTGCAGTTCAAATCTGTGTCATGATAACAAATCTTGGTTGCTTGATCATGtaccttattattattg GAGATGTTCTTTCTGGACAAGGAGAACATCTTGGTGTTCTACAAGAATGGTTTGGGATTCACTGGTGGAACTCGCGTAATTTCGCGATCCTCTTCATTGTCTTGTTTGTTATGCTCCCTCTCGTCCTCTATCGACGTATTG AATCATTGTGGTTGAGTTCAGCATTAGCTGTTCTACTGGCAATTGTATTTGTTGTCATATGTTCAGTTATGGCAATCACAGCAATACTTAAAGGGCAAACAGTAACTCCAAGAATGTTACCTAAGATGGATGATGAAACATCTTTTTTCAACCTTTTTACTGCTGTTCCTGTCATTGTTACAGCATTTACATTTCACTTCAATG TTCATCCGATTGCAACTGAGCTGGGAAAGCCTGCAGCTATGTCTTCTGCTGTCAAGATTTCATTAGTACTATGTGCAGCTATCTATTTTTCAATTGGGATTTTCGGGTACCTTCTATTCGGGGATTCAATCATGCCAGACATACTTGtaaattttgacaaatcatCTGGTACTTCAGCGATAAGTTCAATGCTAAACGATATAGTTCGTCTGAGCTATGCATTTCACCTAATGCTGGTGTTTCCCCTCTTGAACTTCTCCCTGAGAGCCAACCTAGACGAACTCGTATTCCCAAAGATGCCCTTTTTGGCAACTGACACCAAACGATTCGTGTGTCTTAGTTTAGTCCTCTTAGCCTTCTCATATTTAGCAGCCATTTTTATCCCGTCAATATGGTACATTTTCCAGTTCACAGGAACAACAACAGGTGTTTGCATTGCCTTCATATTTCCAGGTGCAATCGCCTTGAG AGATGTCCACGGTATATCTTCAAGAAAAGATAAGATCATTGCAGTGATCATGATTGTTCAAGCAGTTGTGACTAGCTTTGTAACAATTGCTACTAATATCTACAATATGAGTGGAAATAGGCTATAG